The Micropterus dolomieu isolate WLL.071019.BEF.003 ecotype Adirondacks linkage group LG14, ASM2129224v1, whole genome shotgun sequence DNA segment gacctcacaaatgcgcttctagaagaatggtcaaaaattcccatgaacacacacttaAACCTTTTGGACAGCCCTCCTggaactccatattaaaccctacagattaagaatgggatATTATTAActttcatgtgcatgtaaaggcaggcaACCCAAAAtgtttggcaatatagtgtatgtCCAGTTGGTCAAAGGACTTCACCTTATTTCTCAGTAGATTGTCAGATGCTACAacctaaaagaaaaacaccGAAGGGTGGGGGgaagagaacaacaacaacaaaaaaattctCATCACCTCTAGTGGTATCTAATCTAACACACAGTTCTGGTGTTATTTGTCCTAAGATTGAGATGTCATAAATGATGCATTTCATAGGGCCTGGAGGCACAAATTACAGAGGTAAATAGCTTATCTCAATATCTGAACATTAAACCAAAGTATTTGCATTAGTTAGATACCACTAGTGGTAAAGGATTCACAGTTTCAACCTTTTCTCTTCTGATACTTACCTAGAACTTGATCTGATACCAGTGCTCTCTGAAAACTTTGAAATCAAGTAAGGGAACAAGAGGCCATGGATCACTGTGTGACTGAATcaaaaaactgaattttataGTGACATtggcaaaaaaaatgtatttaatgtggtTCAGTCACATCGTTGCTGATACCTGATCCGCGTAATGTCACTGCCAACACTGATACTAACTGGATTAGTGCATcccaagagagagagaatatgttTTCTCATAATAATGGTTGGTTTAGCTGCAGTTGGTAAATCCCTGTGTGGCTGCTCTTATGTAGGTATCTCATAAATCTGGACCCTACTAGATGAGTTTTTAGTGTTTGGATGAATTATTCCTTTAACACACTGCTCCTACCTGCTTTTCCCCAGCTCTTCTTCCACCACACATGAGACCTGCAGCAAACAGCCAGTCCCTTCCTTACAGCCAGCCACTCAATTCCCCCAATCCCAACAGTCAGACATTTACCTATGACCTCCCTAAAAGCGAGCCAAATTTAAATGGACATCCCTGGGACCAAGACTACTCATACACCATACCAGAAGGCACGGGGGTCCAGGTGGAGCTGCCAGGTGAAGCTAGCAGCATGTCTGCACAGACATCAGGTAAATAAGCAGCTGTTTAAAGCAGCTTTGTGCAAATAGTTTCAAGGTCAGATCATTCCAGTTTATTCTGTTCTGCTCTCAAACCTCAGCCCCTGCCCTTCCTCCCAGACCTTCATTCATGAAGTTAATTCCAGATTACCTGGTGCTGTTACCATCAACACATTCATCTCCGTCATCATCTCAGAAATCACTTTCAGACTTGCCACATGTCCCATCACCTACTAGTAAAGGTAAATGTAACAGTCTCTGTCATGCTGCCAAAAGAGTCAACACTCATGAATGTTTTCCGCAAGTAACGCAACACAAAATGCCTATTTGTAATGCTCTTGTTGTTCCCAACTCAGCATCAGCAGATAAGGGGCTTCTGCCAGGGAATCCTAATGTGGTCCTCATCAGTTTAGGAAAATTACTCTCTCAGGAAAGAGGTCAGTAAACATTAATCATCACCACAACCTTCATTATCTGCCATCTGGTTTTATTGTCAGTCTTATCGGCCTATGATGACgatcatgttttcatatttgcAGTGCAGGCCATAGATGGACAGCCCGTCTCCTGCTCCCAGTGTGGCGCTGTGCTGGACTCTTCCTACTGCAATATGGTAATCTGATACtgtatttcatttcacttttgttCTGAAACTGATGTGTAGTAAAACGATTAAGAGTCACTGATTTCAAATGTGAATAAGTGTCAGTCTCCTTGTAAATAACAGAGCATGACAAAGTCTGAGAGGCAGTGGAGCATAAGTATTATTtatcataaaataatgaaacaatgGGTAATTGGGATTGGTTTGATTGATAGAGACAGCAGGCGAGTTTGTGAAATGTGTCTCTGGTTGCACTCACTGAGGGGACTGTGGTAAGAGTTGTAAATGTTCTCTCCCTATGCTGAACTGCAGGTTAAAGTGTGTTACTTCTGTCAGCACTGTGAGTCAGCCAGCTCTACCAGTATGCCACAGTGTTTTCCAAGTGGTTATCAGGATAGCCTCTTTTTGCTCAATCCTGATGAGCAGCCCCTTTGTGCAGCTGAtgctctgctgctcttctgCATCGACATCTCAGGCTCCATGAGCATCACTTCCCAGGTAAAACCACACTGTTTGCTGTTGGGATCATGACAGCTGGCATTCACAAATGcaacctgcagtgtttcaaATTATCAACCTCTGTTGTTTTTAAGGTGTCAGAGGGAGAGCATGCTATCCACAGATCCCGCCTTCAAGTGAGTTTAATCTACTTTTAACTTAGTAAGGCTGAAAATAAACACTATGTAAGCCTTAACCTACTGTAGGTCCAGTTACAGTTCACTTGAATAGGGACAAACTCTTTCACGCAACATCATACGACTACAAAATTAACACTTACAAAATGGAaaatttgtttgtgtacatgcaCAACATGGAGTATCGCAACACTAACATGGGTCCAAAGATGTTATCAAGATGCCTTTAGTGATAAAAATCATTGTGTACAAACCAGCTTGTCCAGGAGGCCGTGTTGCAGTGTGTTCAGAGACTAAGTGAACAACAACCTGACAAACGAGTGGGACTCATCACCTTCAACCAACAGGTACAGAAATGACTCTCCTGATAACAAAAAAATgatattgtattgtgttttacattttctcccTGACTCTCCTCAATTTTCTTTTAGTTAtctatttctgtcttttaaGTTTGTGTCTGACtcatatttgtttttcagtttattattttgtcatataaagttattacaatttcttAATGTTTCTGTTGCCAGGTAACAATGCATGGATATGAGAATTTCAAGACACAGTTCCTGAGCGGTGATGTGTTGACTGACAGTGACTATCTGAAAAGGGCTGCTGCCAGTTTCCCCATCCCACCCCCACTCTCACAGACCAAGGACCACTTAAAGAGACAAGTTATGGGGTCAGAGAAAAATCAGTGATTGGTGAACAAttggtgttttttattttttattacataacataatgtatttTCTGATTCACCTCTTGTTGAAAGATTGTGTGAAAGTGGGACCACAGCTCTCGGTCCAGCTGCTCTCCTGACGATTGCAATGGCCTCCAGACAGCCAGGGTCTAAGGTATGTTTAGTtgatatacagtctatgcttttAGCCCATCTACAGTTTACATGTACTGCATTATACATGTGACCTGTATTAAATGATCATTACAAAGCACTGCATAGATTCAGCAAAGCTCATGAACTCCAAAGTGTGCTGATCCTCAGTTCAGTATAGGCTGAACTTAGTCTGCACTTTTAGCCGGATGAGCGATGCTGTAATGCTTATATGACTTTAAATAAATGGTCACACTTTAGTATGTCATATGTCAATTTTgaatttttccattttctgaaAACAGTACAATCCTGATCTGCTTATCCCTGCTGATCTTGAAGGTGATTATCTGTACAGATGGGAAGGCCAACACAAAGTTGGGGAATCTGGAAGAAGAGGATATTGATGCTCGTACCCTCCTCTCATCCACCATCTTCTACCAGGAGCTGGGCGAATATGCTGCCAGTCAGGGGTTGGTACACATCTCCTCATTAATGTCAAGAATGGAACAATATAAGTGTACACTGCTGAACAGACAATTAACAGACATTTACACACTTGAAGCACTGTTGCTTCATCAACGTAACTGCAAGACCACTAGTAGTTCTGATATTCGTACTCAGAAAGGTGGGGTTTGTCTATTGTGTGCTGGGCTGGAATAAAGATCATACTGAAATCTCCTTCTTTTATTAGTGTGACAGTGTATGTGCTGTCCATAGAGGGAACAGACTGCAGGCTGGATGAGCTGGGAAGACTCGCTGATCGCACTGGAGGGAAAGTAAGAGACAATGTGAAATTGTCTTCTGATGAGTTTCAATAATTGCCAGATCTTTAAACCAACGGACTGGTATTTTTATCATGTATATGACTTATCAGATCTTGTTGTTTGTGAGTGTCCTGCCCTTAGGTGGTGATAGCATGTCCTGTAAGGTTGCACGCAGAGTTCGAACAGATCATCGAGAATGGGACCATAGCTACGCATTGTTCTGTCACATTACTTCTGCCCCAATCACTGTAAGATTAGCACTATTCCTTACTAACATTTCAAAATTCTTTATCAACCGGTTTAATTGATAAATTCATGCAttgtaaattacattattatttcatGATGTTCTCCTCTGGTCCAGGACtatgagaggagagagggaggcaggacACAAAGGAACCAGAGAGGTGGGGAACGTGGACCCAGATAAAGAGATCACCTTCCAGTTTGGAGTCAATGTAAAGGACAAAGAAGGCGAGAGAAGAAATGGTGAGCCACTATTGGCAGACTGACAGTGTGTAGTGTGTGGTGAAAGAAGAACTGGCAAATATTCAGTTCTCAGCTTGAACTTTAACACTCTTGAACACTCATAACTAGCCTTTTCTCTTGTACTTCACAATCACCTCCTTATTATGGACCTTGCAAGAAATAAACATTCTCTTTCcaaaattaataatatttatgaTTGGGTTTTTGTTTACATTGCCAGTTTCAGGTACAATTATGCAGCCTTTCTTAGGAATGTGTGGTTCTGTTATATTTGCTGTCAGGTCTTGCTGTAGCTGAGCAAGATggggatttttttttgccaacaTAGAAAACCTGTACTCTCAAGCTGGGTTGAGGAAAAATGCAAATAAGCCCAGTAAAAAAAAGTCCAGGGCTTACCAAGAGACAGGAATATCAATCTTGTGCACATGTCACAAGAGGACATTTTGCTGCTCACAttagccttttctttttctcttcggAAATAAATTATCTTCTTAGTTGAAGATTACTGATTTCAAAAGCACAATTCCCGAAGTGTGCTTTTGAAATCAGTAATCTTCAACTAAGAAGATAATTTAGTTATTTACAGACTAGTGATAAAGGATGCACAGTTTAAGTTATTTAGAAGCCAATCAAGTTTTCTTTAGGATCTTACTTTGGATCTTAGTACTTAAAAGCTGATTATTTCAAAGAAATCAGGATCAGTGCAATGAAATAAAGAAAGGAGCAATTAAAATCTTAAATTGTGACTGGGCTGAGACAAGAGGGAAGCCGATTTCTGAGGAGATGATTTTAAAAAGCATGGGAATATGGTCAAAATCTCATGTTAATGTAAACTGAGCTCGGTTATGTCTAGGAGAAGTAAGCTGGGCAAAGACGATATTTAGAATTTTACTTCTCTCTACCTGTAATTTT contains these protein-coding regions:
- the LOC123983024 gene encoding circularly permutated Ras protein 1-like isoform X2, yielding MEFACGFVYVPPSVTQKDEQRSNVKRSALLPPINRIRPRTAPPPPPTTSAEVKPPSPKIIEQLEKSKEVKKAAKVISFYENAEFHSRPDAVSSTWITPQQTAPPRKTALLPPHMRPAANSQSLPYSQPLNSPNPNSQTFTYDLPKSEPNLNGHPWDQDYSYTIPEGTGVQVELPGEASSMSAQTSAPALPPRPSFMKLIPDYLVLLPSTHSSPSSSQKSLSDLPHVPSPTSKASADKGLLPGNPNVVLISLGKLLSQERVQAIDGQPVSCSQCGAVLDSSYCNMHCESASSTSMPQCFPSGYQDSLFLLNPDEQPLCAADALLLFCIDISGSMSITSQVSEGEHAIHRSRLQLVQEAVLQCVQRLSEQQPDKRVGLITFNQQVTMHGYENFKTQFLSGDVLTDSDYLKRAAASFPIPPPLSQTKDHLKRQVMGLCESGTTALGPAALLTIAMASRQPGSKVIICTDGKANTKLGNLEEEDIDARTLLSSTIFYQELGEYAASQGVTVYVLSIEGTDCRLDELGRLADRTGGKVVIACPVRLHAEFEQIIENGTIATHCSVTLLLPQSLTMRGEREAGHKGTREVGNVDPDKEITFQFGVNVKDKEGERRNVSALASGSCVSIQLQIRYRQMDGQTMLRVITADRDVTDDSSAVLSSLSLAIIQLNSSQACAALAVRGRFVDARTEGEQQRKLIERAIEHNRSAEDEEIYQDWVKTMEPIYNNINNFTRRKTVISDSQSLTDAGAVLLYNMKHSNRKSISQKNKCLGASTFYLV
- the LOC123983024 gene encoding circularly permutated Ras protein 1-like isoform X1 yields the protein MEFACGFVYVPPSVTQKDEQRSNVKRSALLPPINRIRPRTAPPPPPTTSAEVKPPSPKIIEQLEKSKEVKKAAKVISFYENAEFHSRPDAVSSTWITPQQTAPPRKTALLPPHMRPAANSQSLPYSQPLNSPNPNSQTFTYDLPKSEPNLNGHPWDQDYSYTIPEGTGVQVELPGEASSMSAQTSAPALPPRPSFMKLIPDYLVLLPSTHSSPSSSQKSLSDLPHVPSPTSKASADKGLLPGNPNVVLISLGKLLSQERVQAIDGQPVSCSQCGAVLDSSYCNMVKVCYFCQHCESASSTSMPQCFPSGYQDSLFLLNPDEQPLCAADALLLFCIDISGSMSITSQVSEGEHAIHRSRLQLVQEAVLQCVQRLSEQQPDKRVGLITFNQQVTMHGYENFKTQFLSGDVLTDSDYLKRAAASFPIPPPLSQTKDHLKRQVMGLCESGTTALGPAALLTIAMASRQPGSKVIICTDGKANTKLGNLEEEDIDARTLLSSTIFYQELGEYAASQGVTVYVLSIEGTDCRLDELGRLADRTGGKVVIACPVRLHAEFEQIIENGTIATHCSVTLLLPQSLTMRGEREAGHKGTREVGNVDPDKEITFQFGVNVKDKEGERRNVSALASGSCVSIQLQIRYRQMDGQTMLRVITADRDVTDDSSAVLSSLSLAIIQLNSSQACAALAVRGRFVDARTEGEQQRKLIERAIEHNRSAEDEEIYQDWVKTMEPIYNNINNFTRRKTVISDSQSLTDAGAVLLYNMKHSNRKSISQKNKCLGASTFYLV
- the LOC123983024 gene encoding circularly permutated Ras protein 1-like isoform X3 gives rise to the protein MEFACGFVYVPPSVTQKDEQRSNVKRSEVKPPSPKIIEQLEKSKEVKKAAKVISFYENAEFHSRPDAVSSTWITPQQTAPPRKTALLPPHMRPAANSQSLPYSQPLNSPNPNSQTFTYDLPKSEPNLNGHPWDQDYSYTIPEGTGVQVELPGEASSMSAQTSAPALPPRPSFMKLIPDYLVLLPSTHSSPSSSQKSLSDLPHVPSPTSKASADKGLLPGNPNVVLISLGKLLSQERVQAIDGQPVSCSQCGAVLDSSYCNMVKVCYFCQHCESASSTSMPQCFPSGYQDSLFLLNPDEQPLCAADALLLFCIDISGSMSITSQVSEGEHAIHRSRLQLVQEAVLQCVQRLSEQQPDKRVGLITFNQQVTMHGYENFKTQFLSGDVLTDSDYLKRAAASFPIPPPLSQTKDHLKRQVMGLCESGTTALGPAALLTIAMASRQPGSKVIICTDGKANTKLGNLEEEDIDARTLLSSTIFYQELGEYAASQGVTVYVLSIEGTDCRLDELGRLADRTGGKVVIACPVRLHAEFEQIIENGTIATHCSVTLLLPQSLTMRGEREAGHKGTREVGNVDPDKEITFQFGVNVKDKEGERRNVSALASGSCVSIQLQIRYRQMDGQTMLRVITADRDVTDDSSAVLSSLSLAIIQLNSSQACAALAVRGRFVDARTEGEQQRKLIERAIEHNRSAEDEEIYQDWVKTMEPIYNNINNFTRRKTVISDSQSLTDAGAVLLYNMKHSNRKSISQKNKCLGASTFYLV